GGACGGTCGCTTCGCCTCCAAGGTGACCATAACGACGGTGAGGTCGTTGGAATATATGAGAAGTATCTTTCTCGCCTTCGCCTTCATGAAGAACTCACTTATTTCGACTTTCTAGCCAACTGGAATACAAGCAAGAGGGATGGGAGAAAGTGGACACGCTGGAGTCGTCAAGCCAAGCCTCGCGTGCTATACTACTTCCCGCGGTACAAGTCCAATCCCCGACATCACCAATACGATGATTTTTGTCGTGTGAAGCTAATGCTGGCTCATTCACATCGCGATCCCAGCGAACTACGCAAGATCGACGGCATTAAGTATGACTCGTATGCGTCTGCCGCTGAAGTCTGTTATGCGAAGTACCAGCACCCTGATGACTATTATGGCATACCTGACGCTGAAGAACGTCGACTAGATCCGGACGAGTTCGAGGAAGAATTTCACGAGCCTGAACTTCTAGAGGAGGACTGGCTTGAACTTGCCCGCCAGCTTCCCGACTGCCCACCAAGCCAAGAGGCAATAGATCTTCTGGGTCGACGGGATATTGATATCCAATACGACTGGGCGCCCCATGTCGGCCGCTACGCTGACCCAGGAATCGTTCAAGGCGATTATTGGCGCCACTTCATTGAGCAGCATTGTCTCTATATGGATGTTGAAGACCTGCCTTTAGACGTCCGTGATACGCTCAACCCGGAGCAGCGTGTAGTATACGATACCTTTATTGGGCACTTCCAAAGCGGCAGTGAGGAGCAGATTCTACTCCATGttgacggtggtggtgggacaGGCAAGTCCTACATGATCAAAGTCCTGTCTTCGCATCTTCAGAGGCTTGCAGGTAACCGGCCCAGTCCAATCTGGAGAGTTGCACCCACCGGAGTTGCAAGCAACCAGATCATGGGGACAACATTACACTCTCTCCTCCGGCTACCCGTGGATAGGGCTTTTACAGAGCTATCCCCGGCAGATGCTAATGCTGTCCAGAATAAGCTACGCGACGTCAGGTATCTTGtgattgatgagaaaagCATGCTGGGTCTGCGTCAGCTTTCGTGGATCGACAAACGCCTTCGCCAAGTCTTTCCTGGCAGAGCAACCGAATTCTTTGGCGGCATgagcatcatcctcgttggTGACTTCTTCCAGCTCCCGCCGGTTGCGAACAAGCCTCTCTACTTTGATGGGCCACTCAAGGATCTGCATGAGGTCTCTGGCCAGACAGCATATAGGGCATTCAACCACAccgtcttcttgaagaaggtcCAGCGGCAGCAGGGCGATGACCAGGCCGGCTTTCGTCTCGCGCTTTCAGAGGTACGTGGTCTCAAGTTATCCATCGAATCATGGAAACTCCTGAGCCAGCGTGTGCGGGTCAAGCTAAGCCAGCGCGAGGTAGATACGTTTGACGCTGCTCTTCGTATCTATAGTAAGAAGGCTCGTGTTGACGAGTACAACTACGAGCACCTCATCCGCTTGAAGCACCCAGCAATCAAAGCCATGGCGAAGAACATTGGTAATGGTGCTGACAAGGCAACATCGGAACAAGCTGGTAACCTGGCTGGCCAGTTTCCGGTATGTATTGGTGCTCGTCTCATGCTAACCCAGAATATCTGGCAACCAGCAGGCCTAGTCAATGGCGCCCGAGGAACAGTATATGACATCGGTTGGGCCTCTGGTGCTGATGCACATCGTGACCCGCCATGTGCcatcatgatggtgatggataAGTATGCCGGGCCGTCATATTTAACCACAGACGACGGGCGCGAGGTAGTACCCATACTCCCAGTAAAGCGAGACTTCTTTCTGGGGACATCCGCGTGTACACGAAAGCAGTTCCCCCTTATGGTATCATATGCCATTACGGTTCATAAGTCACAGAGCATCACAGTGGACAAGATGGTGACGGATCTGTCTGAACGGGACTTCCAGACAGGGCTCAGCTATGTTGCAGTCTCCAGGGTCAAGATGTTAGACGGGTTAATGATCGATGCCCCATTTGAACGGGCATCTCTCCACTATGAGAAGCTACCTGATGGCAAGTATAGTTCTATAATGTTATTCACGCTTGAGGCTCTATAAGTCCTAACAGATTAGCAGGTGTTTTGATGAAAGTCCGGGACCAGGACCGGCgcaagcaacagcaacttgacCGGCCACTATTCCAACCTGTTTTTTCTTGATGACGTCGCTATAGTACACAGAGAGTTCGAAAAAATGTCACGCATAGAGATACATCCTTCGGACTGTATTACACCCTCCCCACCGCTGGTGAGGGTGTCAGCATATTttattccatattccataggGTGCTGTATagagtatggagtatggatagaaagcctgctaTCGCACGCGTCTATGCGGGCATCTAATCTATCCAATGTGTATTCTATCGTCACATAGCATAGCATAGCTTCCGTCGATTCCCTACTCagatatcttcttcttggcccagCGCAAGGCACCGGGAATGGCGGGGTCGTGCTCGACGTAATCGAGGCTACCAAAGATGCTCCAGAGCTGACCCAGGAAGTTACGGTCGTCGTGACAATAGTGGTCGCCGATAACgggcttgatggcctcagtGGCCTCATCAGCCTTATAGAAAGGGATCTTACTATAATGGTATCAGATATGAAGTGATTGATGCTGATCAATTGAACTTACGGGAACAGGTGGTGAATGACATGCTTCTCAATGGCACCGTGGAAAATGTGCTTGCCAATAAAGCCGAACTCGCGGTCAACAGTAGCGAGAGCACCCTTAACGTAGGTCCAGCCTTCAGCGGTATAATGGGGGAGCTCAGTGTGATGGTGCTGGAGGTAAGTGATAGCGACTAATTTTGCATTAGTGATACTCGAGCGATCTAGCTTATCTTTAAACACTTACCGAGCCAGTGGTGGACCCAGAGGTAGGGAACGAGGTAGAGGTAGAAAACAGTAGAAACGCCAACCTTCTGGGAAGCAAAGTATAGAGCAGTTAGAGTGAGGCCGAGACCAATAtcgctgatgatgataaaggGAGCCTCGGCGGGACGAAAGACAGCGCTCATGGGATCGAAGTGGCTAACGCGGAGCCATTTGGCGAAAGTACTTTTAGGCTCCCATTGCTTACTGCCCTTGCCAGCGCTTGCATTAAAGAAGGTATATACCTGCCATCCGAAGAGCTGGTGGAAGACGAGCTTGACGGCCTGGGCAATAGGGGTATCCTCGATCAGCTCAGCGACATCTATGCCAGCGATATAGAAGGATAGAGAAGCCTTAGGCTTAGAGCGGGGGACAAAGGCCATATCGAGGTCTATATGGCCAGTGAAACGGTGGTGACGGGAGTGAGAGTACTTCCAGCTAAAATAGGGGACCATAAGGAATGAGTGGAGGAACCAGCCGGTTATGTTATTGAGCTTGCTATAGGTAGATAAAGCACCGTGGCCGCACTCATGACCGAGAATCCAGATTCCGGTGCAGAAAAGACCCTGGAGGAAGCCATAGGCCATCCAGGCGGCGATACGGAGGTATTGGTCCTTAATGCCGGGGATATAGGTAAGGGCAGCCCAGGCAAGGGTGCCGATAATAGCGAAGTCGCGGATGATATAGTAGTAGGAGGTGGTAAGTGAGGGTTGGAAGCAGTGGGCGGGGATGGcatccttgatggtcttgatgtcggggaattgaggttgagaagtggCCTCGTGAGTGACCTGAGGAGATACGATGTTAGGCGAGTCGAGAAAAGGTTTGAGCTTAAGCgaattgacttgacttaccTTGGGCAGGTCCTTCTTGGCCACAACTGTGGTGGCAATTCGCTGTCTGGTGGCCATTGTGCCTAGCGATTGGGGAGATTTGCAGAGTATATAACGAAACGTAGtaagaggagaaggaggatggaGTTATAAAGGAGagtaaaggaagaaaaatATCGGAACTCGTTTGCGCTCCCCAAAAAAGATGTAAATATTACGCTACGGGCTACGGGCTACGGGCTACGGGCCACTGTACTGCTTGCTCTCCTTTCCATATAAGCCTTCATCTCAGGATAACCCCCTCCGTCTTGACCTAATCGAGCAATActtgtcaaggaggagtatGTGAATATGAGACCTTGACTCGAACAGACTTGACTCAAATAATGATGAGAGGCGAAGAGAGGCTCCACCCTTTTGGTTGTATTGGAACGCACTAAAAAAAGAATGTTGATTAGTTAGTTAAGTTTCGATAAAAACAGtctgatcatcatcattttCCTATATTGTTCATTCTTGAAATGAAACGAATCTGTATAGTAAACAGCCAATCTTTGACGTTGGATCTGTTACACTCACCCCATCGCATTCGTACGTATCTATCAGTTCCTGGTGGAAATACATGGTAGGTTTAACGAGGGAGGTCATCTTACAGACAAAACCGATAGCTGGGGGGAAGCGAAGTGGGGCGTTTGCCAGACTGAGTCAACATCGTATACATAGCGTAAGctgaaaaatagcctttgtaGGGTGACAATGATATGCCGTGTCATATATAGCAGGCACTATGAAGAGGGGTATAGGTAAGGTAACTTATCAGTTAAACCAATAGGTGACCAGATTTAGCTTGTTAATACTGATCACTGATCGATAGCCAGGTAACATACTTTTAGCATGAGGGTGTATGTACTACGGTCCACTTGCACTCAATGGGATAGAAGACATTCCAGTCCTTaaaatgctccaacagatattccattcctatCAGCACCCCAGCTACTGGgtatcttgtcaatgagattgaacGGGATAAGCACAGACTTTCGAAGATGGTCCGCTGCGGAAGACGTggccaggctggcgatccattccacgtCCACCGTCCACGTATCCACggcgtggaaatggatggtccgtgcatccatttccatccattcaatggagctggccgttacataatccatccatccacgccAGGGTtccgtggaatggataggtggaaatggaagcagGGGGATGGACTGGTAGGGGGTTCCCTAGCCTAGTCCCTAAAATACCCTGTAATTCAGGGTAGaccaacttggccatggtcggtagagatctcaagtacctatataccaggcattttcacatacaaattaaggtatttttaaacagAACATAACAGCTATTGGGTCGTGGACATTTCGCGTCATGGTGCCGCGTTCGAGCATCTCCATGCA
The genomic region above belongs to Fusarium poae strain DAOMC 252244 chromosome Unknown contig_1, whole genome shotgun sequence and contains:
- a CDS encoding uncharacterized protein (TransMembrane:5 (o55-74i81-102o122-138i244-263o275-294i)); the encoded protein is MATRQRIATTVVAKKDLPKVTHEATSQPQFPDIKTIKDAIPAHCFQPSLTTSYYYIIRDFAIIGTLAWAALTYIPGIKDQYLRIAAWMAYGFLQGLFCTGIWILGHECGHGALSTYSKLNNITGWFLHSFLMVPYFSWKYSHSRHHRFTGHIDLDMAFVPRSKPKASLSFYIAGIDVAELIEDTPIAQAVKLVFHQLFGWQVYTFFNASAGKGSKQWEPKSTFAKWLRVSHFDPMSAVFRPAEAPFIIISDIGLGLTLTALYFASQKVGVSTVFYLYLVPYLWVHHWLVAITYLQHHHTELPHYTAEGWTYVKGALATVDREFGFIGKHIFHGAIEKHVIHHLFPKIPFYKADEATEAIKPVIGDHYCHDDRNFLGQLWSIFGSLDYVEHDPAIPGALRWAKKKISE